From one Candidatus Thorarchaeota archaeon genomic stretch:
- the cas5b gene encoding type I-B CRISPR-associated protein Cas5: MKALRVEVTAWTASFRYGGFMIGIQPTLPMPPLSTLYGLLSAAAGRPMTPHDTFLAYTFRSEGSTVDLERIMEVEPGVGGKWNVINREWVYQPHLTLYVNPKMRPHFEKPYFPLLLGRSSDLASIHSIKEVELQEVSSRESSTFGHSIYTHPPAGYRRTTMYALPVYFTDDIPRVAVGTRPFMMVTEAYEGHGEGVRDPDVGLTMELFTAESLGLGNPSQNN, translated from the coding sequence ATGAAGGCACTGCGCGTGGAGGTCACTGCATGGACTGCCTCCTTCCGATACGGAGGGTTCATGATTGGCATCCAGCCCACCCTGCCCATGCCTCCGCTCTCCACTCTCTATGGCCTGTTGTCTGCAGCTGCAGGACGTCCTATGACCCCGCATGACACCTTTCTGGCATACACCTTCAGGAGTGAAGGCAGCACTGTTGACCTGGAGCGAATAATGGAGGTCGAGCCGGGAGTCGGCGGCAAGTGGAACGTGATAAACCGCGAATGGGTCTATCAGCCGCATCTGACCCTGTACGTCAATCCAAAGATGAGACCACACTTCGAGAAACCCTACTTCCCGCTGCTACTTGGTCGGTCATCAGACCTTGCCAGTATCCACTCTATCAAGGAGGTTGAACTCCAAGAGGTGAGTAGTAGAGAGTCAAGCACATTCGGTCACAGTATCTACACTCACCCTCCTGCGGGATACCGAAGGACGACCATGTATGCCTTGCCTGTCTACTTCACTGATGACATCCCACGTGTGGCAGTCGGGACGAGACCTTTCATGATGGTCACCGAGGCCTATGAGGGACATGGAGAGGGAGTACGCGACCCGGACGTGGGTCTCACCATGGAGCTGTTCACAGCTGAATCACTCGGACTTGGTAACCCATCGCAGAACAACTAG